In Rissa tridactyla isolate bRisTri1 chromosome 2, bRisTri1.patW.cur.20221130, whole genome shotgun sequence, a single window of DNA contains:
- the LOC128904730 gene encoding LOW QUALITY PROTEIN: uncharacterized protein LOC128904730 (The sequence of the model RefSeq protein was modified relative to this genomic sequence to represent the inferred CDS: inserted 1 base in 1 codon) yields the protein MREPARPRQLATRSRYSFGQVQSKDSLDLCSSESGSDSVPRLSPRGEKLQSRGAERGGVSVCLCVRVCACVCGRRAGSGATCPLLPPRAGLAGRGLGGEGAGXRRAPHWLSPAAHVAGPAIKAAAAPPQPVLLPPRFPRDTASPSLAAAAMAIDAFLGKWCLVSSEGFEEYMKELGVGMAMRKMGSMAKPDVYIIKDGDTITVKTESTFKTSQFSFKLGEKFEENTLDGRKTQTLVSLKDDGSLIQEQEWDGKKTMITRKLVDGQLVVECDMNGVKCVRVYQKA from the exons ATGCGTGAGCCTGCCCGTCCTCGACAGCTGGCCACCCGGAGCAGATACAGCTTTGGCCAGGTCCAGAGCAAGGACTCCTTGGACCTGTGCTCCTCAGA AAGTGGCTCTGACAGCGTCCCCCGGCTTTCACCACGGGGTGAAAAGCTGCAGTCCCGGGGTGCAGAGAGGGGtggggtgtctgtgtgtctgtgcgtgcgtgtgtgtgcgtgtgtgtgcgggAGGAGGGCGGGCAGCGGCGCGACGTGCCCGCTCTTGCCACCGCGGGCGGGACTCGCCGggcgggggctcggcggggaaggggccg cgcggcgggcgCCCCATTGGCTCTCCCCGGCGGCACATGTCGCCGGCCCCGCTATAAaggcggccgcggccccgccgcagcccgtcCTCCTGCCTCCGCGCTTCCCCAGGGACACCGCCAGCCCCAGCcttgccgccgccgccatggccatCGATGCGTTTTTAGGCAAATGGTGCCTGGTCTCCAGCGAGGGCTTCGAGGAGTACATGAAGGAGCTGG GTGTGGGTATGGCCATGAGAAAAATGGGAAGCATGGCCAAGCCAGATGTTTACATTATTAAAGATGGGGACACAATCACCGTAAAAACAGAAAGCACCTTCAAAACTTCACAGTTCAGCTTCAAGCTTGGTGAGAAATTTGAGGAAAACACATTAGATGGCAGAAAAACTCAG ACCCTTGTCAGCTTAAAGGATGATGGGTCATTGATTCAGGAGCAGGAATGGGATGGCAAGAAGACCATGATAACACGGAAACTAGTGGACGGACAACTGGTGGTG GAATGTGACATGAATGGCGTCAAGTGTGTTAGAGTCTACCAGAAAGCATGA